Proteins co-encoded in one Haloarcula sp. DT43 genomic window:
- a CDS encoding toprim domain-containing protein, with product MKWRCEWCGKPHEENDPPCDNCGHGTFEEAVTQVNHEVVEGGPRWVCLDCGRQHQKNSPPCKRCGGSNFERRTGPPEDDPLDDIKTGWLDVLEAKYVLGYVAVALVLGVLLLGLVAGVPLPGFAADTPAGPPQTASPAGSGDTVGPLSLAAVEQRYLDVYNARRSGVGGGTVARNGSLDDAAAYYNKGRVDARYDNAEPPTREGVTRFPLPCDRPVVVSYEVAYDRTPQSLDQFESETALATALVDSYFERGNRIYAAEGGLVGLDIHVGPDERVFVTYVLC from the coding sequence ATGAAATGGCGGTGCGAGTGGTGCGGCAAACCACACGAGGAGAACGACCCACCCTGTGACAACTGCGGGCACGGGACCTTCGAGGAGGCGGTCACGCAGGTCAACCACGAGGTCGTCGAGGGCGGCCCCCGGTGGGTCTGCCTGGACTGTGGCCGCCAGCACCAGAAGAACTCACCGCCGTGCAAGCGCTGTGGCGGGAGCAACTTCGAGCGGCGGACGGGGCCCCCGGAGGACGACCCCCTCGACGACATAAAGACCGGCTGGCTCGACGTGCTCGAAGCCAAGTACGTCCTCGGATACGTCGCGGTGGCGCTGGTCCTGGGTGTCCTTCTCCTCGGGCTCGTCGCCGGCGTGCCGCTGCCGGGCTTTGCCGCCGACACGCCCGCCGGGCCGCCACAGACAGCGTCCCCGGCCGGGAGCGGTGACACCGTCGGGCCCCTCTCGCTGGCCGCCGTCGAACAGCGGTATCTCGACGTGTACAACGCCCGCCGGTCGGGCGTCGGCGGCGGGACGGTCGCGCGGAACGGGAGCTTGGACGACGCCGCGGCCTACTATAACAAGGGCCGTGTCGACGCGAGATACGACAACGCGGAGCCGCCGACGCGGGAGGGGGTCACCCGGTTCCCGCTCCCCTGTGACCGGCCGGTGGTGGTCAGCTACGAGGTGGCCTACGACAGGACGCCACAGTCGCTCGACCAGTTCGAGAGCGAGACGGCGCTGGCGACCGCGCTTGTCGACAGCTACTTCGAGCGGGGCAACAGAATCTACGCGGCCGAAGGCGGGCTGGTCGGCCTCGAC
- the hisF gene encoding imidazole glycerol phosphate synthase subunit HisF, which produces MTLTKRIIPCIDVDVDENGDAAVYTGVNFEDLEYTGDPVEMAKAYNESGADEFVFLDITASAEGRETMLDTVSAVADEVFIPLTVGGGIRTRDDIKETLRAGADKVSINSGAIAEPELIDEGAAAFGSQCIVISVDARRRFDDEGEYYAEVDGESCWFECTVKGGREGTGLDVVEWATEAEERGAGELFVNSIDADGTKDGYDIPLMKAVCDTVSTPVIASSGCGSPADMEEVFVDAGADAGLAASIFHFGEYSIEETKEYLDSKGIPVRL; this is translated from the coding sequence ATGACTCTCACGAAGCGAATCATCCCCTGTATCGACGTGGACGTGGACGAGAACGGGGACGCGGCCGTCTACACCGGCGTCAACTTCGAGGACCTGGAGTACACCGGCGACCCGGTCGAGATGGCCAAGGCCTACAACGAGTCCGGGGCCGACGAGTTCGTCTTCCTCGACATCACCGCCTCCGCGGAGGGCCGCGAGACGATGCTCGACACGGTCTCGGCCGTCGCCGACGAGGTGTTCATCCCGCTGACCGTCGGCGGTGGCATCCGCACCCGCGACGACATCAAGGAGACGCTGCGGGCCGGCGCGGACAAGGTGTCGATCAACTCCGGGGCCATCGCCGAACCGGAACTCATCGACGAGGGCGCGGCCGCCTTCGGCAGCCAGTGCATCGTCATCTCCGTCGACGCCCGCCGCCGCTTCGACGACGAGGGCGAGTACTACGCCGAGGTCGACGGCGAGTCCTGCTGGTTCGAGTGTACCGTCAAGGGCGGCCGCGAAGGAACCGGTCTCGACGTCGTCGAGTGGGCCACCGAGGCAGAGGAACGCGGCGCGGGCGAACTGTTCGTCAACTCCATCGACGCCGACGGGACCAAGGACGGCTACGACATCCCGCTGATGAAAGCCGTCTGTGACACCGTCTCGACGCCGGTCATCGCCTCCTCGGGCTGTGGCAGCCCCGCCGACATGGAGGAGGTGTTCGTCGACGCCGGCGCGGACGCCGGCCTCGCCGCCTCTATCTTCCACTTCGGCGAGTACTCCATCGAGGAGACGAAGGAGTATCTGGACAGCAAGGGGATTCCGGTGCGGTTGTGA
- a CDS encoding DUF7550 family protein, whose translation MADDHHEEDRPDYDPEHVELPAREPPLRSTAPQSGFTMSQVGTGLGVLLVGLVLTFGIALALA comes from the coding sequence ATGGCAGACGACCACCACGAGGAGGACCGACCGGACTACGACCCCGAACACGTCGAACTCCCCGCGCGAGAACCACCGCTTCGGTCGACGGCCCCGCAGAGCGGTTTCACGATGTCACAGGTCGGTACGGGGCTCGGCGTCCTGCTCGTCGGACTGGTGCTTACGTTCGGTATCGCGCTGGCGCTGGCCTGA
- a CDS encoding FIST signal transduction protein, translated as MSSETPVGTTVATGTSTATVGRRAGREAATAARERLATDRIDFCQVFAAAALDPEAVLTAVREVVDAETVVVGCSANGTFTEERTMDDGVAVALVTSDSFRFDAAVATGLGENVQGTVRDAVRALPDDVDYPYQSAIALHDGLSGIGERLALAIQRRLGPHVGFAGGAASDDYRMESTPVFCGETVAEDALVLVLVSGEQRAVISMDHGHEPVSEPWEVTDAAGNVVRELGGRPAFEVWKDAVRDSVAERFDVSVDALDPESDELYMLLGAYEFGIDQGDAYKIRWPRVAVAAEGALEFAVDIPEGTVLRVMHGSRAGQVESAGRAAQEAVELGDGGLAGGFVYDCACREIILQEAFPEAVEAIDDALSAPFAGFETYGELCMQTGQLSGFHNTSTVLFAFPE; from the coding sequence GTGTCGTCTGAGACGCCAGTCGGGACGACGGTCGCGACGGGAACGTCGACGGCGACCGTCGGACGCCGCGCCGGCCGCGAGGCAGCGACCGCGGCCAGGGAGCGACTGGCCACAGACCGCATCGACTTCTGTCAGGTGTTCGCCGCGGCGGCACTGGACCCGGAAGCGGTCCTGACGGCCGTCCGCGAGGTCGTCGACGCGGAGACGGTCGTCGTTGGCTGTTCGGCCAACGGGACGTTCACCGAAGAGCGGACGATGGACGACGGCGTCGCCGTCGCGCTCGTCACCAGCGATTCCTTCCGGTTCGACGCCGCCGTGGCGACCGGTCTCGGCGAGAACGTCCAGGGGACGGTCAGGGACGCGGTCCGAGCACTCCCGGACGACGTGGACTACCCATACCAGTCGGCCATCGCGCTCCACGACGGGCTGTCCGGCATCGGCGAGCGGCTCGCGCTCGCGATTCAGCGCCGGCTCGGCCCCCACGTCGGGTTCGCGGGCGGCGCGGCCTCGGACGACTACCGGATGGAATCGACGCCGGTGTTCTGCGGGGAGACGGTCGCGGAGGACGCTCTGGTGCTGGTGCTCGTCTCCGGCGAACAGCGGGCCGTCATCTCCATGGACCACGGCCACGAACCGGTCTCGGAGCCGTGGGAAGTGACCGACGCGGCGGGGAACGTCGTCCGCGAACTCGGCGGCCGACCGGCCTTCGAGGTGTGGAAAGACGCCGTCCGGGACTCCGTCGCCGAGCGGTTCGACGTCTCCGTCGACGCGCTCGACCCCGAGTCCGACGAACTGTACATGCTGCTCGGTGCCTACGAGTTCGGCATCGACCAGGGCGACGCGTACAAGATTCGGTGGCCGCGAGTCGCCGTGGCCGCGGAGGGCGCACTCGAGTTCGCCGTCGACATCCCGGAGGGGACCGTCCTCCGCGTGATGCACGGGAGCCGGGCAGGCCAAGTCGAGTCGGCCGGCCGGGCCGCACAGGAGGCGGTCGAACTGGGCGACGGCGGCCTCGCCGGCGGGTTCGTCTACGACTGTGCGTGCCGCGAAATCATCCTCCAGGAGGCGTTCCCGGAGGCGGTCGAGGCAATCGACGATGCGCTCTCGGCCCCCTTCGCCGGGTTCGAGACCTACGGCGAGCTGTGCATGCAGACGGGCCAGTTGAGCGGCTTTCACAACACGTCGACGGTGCTGTTCGCGTTCCCCGAGTGA
- a CDS encoding sensor histidine kinase, which yields MDKSELVSKFAETVGVEKATAIVDEAMADIGIAAETTLSDADARDVCEVIQHNSEGYIELVASELRVQLAAQERFDALLENIPNPAVVVAFDQRDPRVTSVNEAFEAAFGYDRSEAVDRPLRSLVAPPDYEPGDVAADWFRDSGETEVTRVTAAGEARTYLFRSVIVSRDAGDVEGYGIYTDITDRKRREQQLEHQNERLDEFVSIVSHDLRNPLSVASGRTELLLDAVEDDAVREGLEAVSEAHERMERLLDDLLALARQGRVVGEPTTVDLATVATDAWQQVETADATLTVETEATVEADPDRLQQLFENLYRNSIEHAGTDCEVVVTDAASSGQNGFSVADDGPGIPAADRERVFEHGYSTDSDGTGFGLSIVQSIAEAHGWSVAVTESEAGGAKFDFRW from the coding sequence ATGGACAAGTCAGAACTCGTCTCGAAATTCGCGGAGACGGTTGGCGTCGAGAAAGCGACGGCAATCGTCGACGAGGCGATGGCCGACATCGGCATCGCGGCCGAGACGACGCTTTCGGACGCGGACGCCCGGGACGTCTGTGAGGTCATCCAGCACAACAGCGAGGGCTACATCGAACTCGTCGCCAGCGAACTCCGCGTCCAGTTGGCGGCCCAGGAGCGTTTCGATGCGCTGCTCGAGAACATCCCGAACCCGGCCGTCGTCGTCGCGTTCGACCAGCGCGACCCCCGCGTCACCTCGGTCAACGAGGCCTTCGAAGCGGCGTTCGGCTACGACCGGAGCGAGGCGGTCGACCGCCCGCTCCGGTCGCTCGTCGCCCCGCCCGACTACGAGCCGGGAGACGTGGCGGCCGACTGGTTCCGTGACTCCGGGGAGACGGAGGTGACGCGGGTGACCGCGGCGGGCGAAGCGCGGACCTACCTGTTCCGGAGCGTCATCGTCAGCCGCGACGCCGGCGACGTGGAGGGGTACGGCATCTACACCGACATCACCGACCGCAAGCGCCGCGAGCAGCAGCTCGAACACCAGAACGAGCGCCTCGACGAGTTCGTCAGCATCGTCAGCCACGACCTCCGCAATCCCCTGAGCGTCGCCTCGGGGCGCACCGAACTCCTCCTCGACGCCGTCGAGGACGACGCGGTCCGGGAGGGGCTCGAAGCCGTCTCGGAGGCCCACGAACGGATGGAGCGCCTGCTCGATGACCTGCTGGCCCTCGCTCGGCAGGGCCGCGTCGTCGGCGAGCCGACGACAGTCGACCTCGCCACGGTGGCCACGGACGCGTGGCAACAGGTCGAGACCGCCGACGCGACGCTCACGGTCGAGACCGAGGCGACCGTCGAGGCCGACCCCGACCGCCTCCAGCAGCTGTTCGAGAACCTCTACCGGAACAGCATCGAACACGCCGGCACGGACTGCGAGGTGGTCGTCACCGACGCCGCGTCGAGCGGGCAAAACGGCTTCTCCGTCGCCGACGACGGCCCCGGAATCCCCGCCGCCGACCGCGAGCGGGTGTTCGAGCACGGCTACTCGACGGACTCGGACGGGACGGGCTTTGGCCTCTCTATCGTCCAGAGCATCGCCGAGGCCCACGGCTGGTCGGTCGCGGTCACAGAAAGCGAGGCCGGCGGGGCAAAGTTCGATTTCCGCTGGTGA
- the purL gene encoding phosphoribosylformylglycinamidine synthase subunit PurL → MSLSDADHELVVEEIGREPTRAEAALFENLWSEHCAYRSSRPLLSAFDSEGDQVVIGPGDDAAVVSLPTHGDGEEMYITMGVESHNHPSYVDPFDGAATGVGGIVRDTLSMGAYPIALADCLYFGDFEREHSRYLFEGVVEGISHYGNCIGVPTVAGSVAFHEDYEGNPLVNVSCIGLLEPERTITAEAQEPGNKLVLVGNATGRDGLGGASFASEDLAEDAETEDRPAVQVGDPYAEKLLIECNEALLDEDLVESARDLGAAGLGGASSELVAKGGLGARIELDRVHEREPNMNAMEYLLAESQERMVYEVAPEHVDRVAELAERFDLGCSVIGELTEAGTNYVCTFEGETVVDVDAEFLGDGAPMNDLPSEAPPEQERDLPTVAMDEAFERIVASPNCASKRWVYRQYDHEVQVRTSVLPGDDAALLAVREAGTGLAFSAGADPNWTDAAPYEGARAVALENATNVAAKGATPHAAVDCLNGGNPEKPDVYGGFKGIVDGLADMCGDLDVPVVGGNVSLYNDSQTGPIPPTPTLALVGVKEGYDAPPMSLSGEGTLVVVGDSALEGEADPRLGGSEYTAQFGGTDRFPALPDDPTALVETVAEVADADHVLASHDVSHGGLAVTLAEMVHEDAGATVEIETVERGTRKRLLFNERPGRVVFETTDPSAVREAFDGVAPVTELGAANGSNHLDITVNDETVQYDAGEIADLRSVIDDELA, encoded by the coding sequence ATGAGCCTGTCCGACGCGGACCACGAACTCGTGGTCGAGGAGATCGGTCGGGAGCCGACACGGGCGGAGGCCGCTCTCTTCGAGAACCTCTGGAGCGAACACTGCGCGTATCGCTCCTCTCGCCCCCTGCTGTCGGCGTTCGACTCCGAGGGCGACCAGGTCGTCATCGGCCCCGGCGACGACGCGGCCGTCGTCTCCCTGCCGACCCACGGCGACGGCGAGGAGATGTACATCACGATGGGCGTCGAGTCCCACAACCATCCGTCCTACGTCGACCCGTTCGACGGGGCGGCGACGGGCGTCGGCGGCATCGTCCGCGACACCCTCTCGATGGGCGCGTACCCCATCGCGCTGGCCGACTGCCTGTACTTCGGCGACTTCGAGCGCGAGCACTCCCGCTATCTCTTCGAGGGCGTCGTCGAGGGCATCTCCCACTACGGGAACTGCATCGGCGTCCCGACCGTCGCCGGCAGCGTCGCCTTCCACGAGGACTACGAGGGCAATCCGCTGGTGAACGTCTCCTGTATCGGCCTGCTGGAGCCCGAGCGGACCATCACCGCCGAGGCGCAGGAGCCGGGCAACAAGCTGGTCCTCGTCGGCAACGCGACGGGCCGTGACGGCCTGGGCGGCGCGTCCTTCGCCAGCGAGGACCTCGCCGAGGACGCCGAGACCGAGGACCGCCCCGCGGTCCAGGTCGGCGACCCCTACGCCGAGAAACTGCTCATCGAGTGCAACGAGGCGTTGCTGGACGAGGACCTCGTCGAGTCGGCCCGCGACCTCGGCGCGGCGGGCCTGGGTGGCGCGTCCTCCGAACTCGTCGCCAAGGGCGGCCTCGGCGCGCGCATCGAACTCGACCGCGTCCACGAGCGCGAGCCCAACATGAACGCCATGGAGTACCTGCTCGCCGAGAGCCAGGAGCGGATGGTCTACGAGGTCGCGCCGGAGCACGTCGACCGCGTGGCCGAACTCGCCGAGCGCTTCGACCTGGGCTGTTCGGTCATCGGCGAACTCACCGAGGCCGGGACGAACTACGTTTGCACGTTCGAGGGCGAGACGGTCGTCGACGTCGACGCTGAGTTCCTGGGCGACGGCGCGCCGATGAACGACCTCCCGAGCGAGGCCCCACCCGAGCAGGAGCGCGACCTCCCGACGGTCGCGATGGACGAGGCCTTCGAGCGCATCGTCGCCAGTCCGAACTGCGCCTCGAAGCGCTGGGTGTACCGCCAGTACGACCACGAGGTGCAGGTCCGCACCAGCGTCTTGCCGGGCGACGACGCGGCGCTGCTCGCCGTCCGCGAGGCCGGGACCGGGCTCGCCTTCTCTGCCGGCGCAGACCCCAACTGGACCGACGCCGCCCCCTACGAGGGCGCTCGCGCCGTCGCGCTGGAGAACGCCACGAACGTCGCCGCGAAGGGTGCGACGCCCCACGCGGCCGTGGACTGCCTGAACGGCGGGAACCCCGAGAAGCCGGACGTCTACGGCGGCTTCAAGGGTATCGTGGACGGGCTGGCCGACATGTGCGGCGACCTCGACGTGCCGGTCGTGGGCGGCAACGTCTCGCTGTACAACGACTCCCAGACCGGCCCGATTCCGCCCACGCCGACGCTCGCGCTCGTCGGCGTCAAGGAGGGCTACGACGCCCCGCCGATGTCGCTGTCGGGCGAGGGGACGCTCGTCGTCGTCGGGGACAGCGCGCTCGAAGGCGAGGCCGACCCGCGCCTGGGCGGCTCCGAGTACACCGCCCAGTTCGGCGGCACGGACCGCTTCCCGGCGCTTCCGGACGACCCCACGGCGCTCGTCGAAACCGTCGCGGAGGTGGCCGACGCCGACCACGTGCTCGCCAGTCACGACGTGAGCCACGGCGGCCTCGCGGTGACGCTCGCCGAGATGGTTCACGAGGACGCCGGCGCGACCGTCGAAATCGAGACGGTCGAGCGCGGGACCCGCAAGCGACTCCTGTTCAACGAGCGCCCCGGCCGCGTCGTGTTCGAGACGACCGACCCGTCGGCCGTCCGTGAGGCCTTCGACGGCGTCGCGCCGGTGACGGAACTGGGCGCGGCTAACGGCTCGAACCACCTCGACATCACCGTCAACGACGAGACGGTCCAGTACGACGCGGGGGAAATCGCCGACCTGCGGTCGGTCATCGACGACGAACTTGCCTGA
- a CDS encoding DUF2249 domain-containing protein: MPATTLDLRETPPPERHSKIHDSFETLSAGETLRIINDHEPKPLFYEMQAEVDAFDAANYQCEREGPQKYVADLPKR, translated from the coding sequence ATGCCAGCAACGACACTCGACCTGCGCGAGACGCCACCGCCGGAACGGCATTCGAAGATACACGACTCCTTCGAGACGCTGTCGGCCGGGGAGACGCTCCGGATTATCAACGACCACGAGCCCAAACCGCTGTTCTACGAGATGCAGGCCGAAGTCGACGCCTTCGACGCGGCGAACTACCAGTGCGAACGGGAAGGGCCACAGAAGTACGTCGCCGACCTCCCGAAACGATGA
- a CDS encoding cupin domain-containing protein, protein MSGTRQSGTERATLDGDEGGRARLFDGEPKTVQLSLDAGESIPAHSHPGRHIVFYLRSGAVDLTLGAETLSLSAGDVVRFDGDQDISPAATADSEALLVLASA, encoded by the coding sequence ATGAGCGGGACCCGACAGTCCGGAACGGAGCGGGCGACCCTCGACGGCGACGAGGGCGGCCGGGCGCGGCTGTTCGACGGCGAGCCGAAAACCGTCCAGTTGTCCCTCGACGCGGGCGAGTCGATACCGGCCCACAGCCATCCCGGTCGGCACATCGTGTTCTACCTCCGGTCGGGTGCCGTGGACCTGACGCTGGGCGCGGAGACGCTGTCGCTCTCGGCCGGCGACGTCGTCCGGTTCGACGGCGACCAGGACATCTCCCCCGCGGCGACGGCGGACAGCGAGGCGCTGCTCGTGTTGGCGTCGGCGTAG
- a CDS encoding glutamyl-tRNA reductase: protein MSRNTESPVDVEEAIARIDSRGAKIRREQLDRTLSQLQADGELTADQRMAVERLSERLVDRLLAVPRSSLEDAAKTADDERIETAMTLFE, encoded by the coding sequence ATGAGTCGGAACACGGAGTCCCCCGTCGACGTCGAGGAGGCGATAGCCCGCATCGACAGCCGGGGCGCGAAGATTCGGCGGGAGCAGCTCGACCGGACGCTGTCACAGTTGCAGGCTGACGGCGAACTGACGGCCGACCAGCGGATGGCGGTCGAGCGGCTGAGCGAGCGCCTCGTCGACCGGCTGCTCGCCGTCCCGCGGTCGAGCCTGGAGGACGCGGCGAAAACCGCGGACGACGAGCGCATCGAGACGGCGATGACCCTCTTCGAGTGA
- a CDS encoding DUF2249 domain-containing protein: protein MPSNRPTALLTETGAPADAPTDRIDVRSLGPPKPLKQTLERLADLDDDTVLVQFNDRAPRHLYPKLDDRGYDFESVETDDATVTVIWRR from the coding sequence ATGCCCTCGAACCGGCCCACGGCCTTGCTCACGGAGACGGGCGCGCCCGCCGACGCACCGACCGACCGCATCGACGTGCGGTCGCTCGGGCCGCCGAAGCCGCTCAAGCAGACCCTGGAGCGGCTCGCGGACCTGGACGACGACACCGTTCTCGTCCAGTTCAACGACCGTGCGCCCCGGCACCTCTATCCGAAACTCGACGACAGGGGCTACGACTTCGAAAGCGTTGAGACCGACGACGCCACAGTGACTGTCATCTGGCGCAGATGA
- a CDS encoding DUF7521 family protein: MLGANAVLLIVTKTVTLVCGAILTTLTYRAYRRTESPAMRALCLGIGFVTLGAILGGSLHQFIGMPVAKSVTVEELFTAVGFFVLTYSLYTDQPTTAG; encoded by the coding sequence ATGCTCGGAGCGAACGCAGTGCTGTTAATCGTAACGAAGACGGTCACGCTGGTCTGTGGTGCGATACTGACGACGCTGACATACCGCGCGTACCGCCGTACCGAGAGCCCGGCGATGCGAGCGCTCTGTCTCGGCATCGGGTTCGTGACGCTGGGCGCAATCCTCGGTGGCAGCCTCCACCAGTTCATCGGCATGCCCGTGGCAAAGAGCGTCACCGTCGAGGAACTGTTCACCGCCGTCGGGTTCTTCGTCCTGACCTACTCGCTGTACACGGACCAGCCGACGACCGCGGGCTGA
- a CDS encoding DUF7521 family protein gives MVHIPSSEVGIVVSKTLILILGGLITYYSYQAYSRTQSPQHKWLTYGFGVVTFGAFAGGVLDIAVSRYLGQQLLSVSVFTSSALTAIGLGIILYSLYVR, from the coding sequence ATGGTACACATCCCAAGCTCAGAGGTCGGCATCGTCGTCTCGAAGACACTGATACTCATCCTCGGCGGACTGATAACGTACTACTCCTATCAGGCGTACAGCCGGACACAGAGCCCCCAGCACAAGTGGCTCACGTACGGGTTCGGGGTGGTGACATTCGGTGCGTTCGCCGGCGGCGTCCTCGACATCGCCGTCAGCAGGTATCTCGGTCAGCAACTGCTCTCGGTGAGCGTGTTCACGTCGAGCGCGCTGACGGCCATCGGGCTCGGCATCATCCTGTACTCGCTGTACGTCCGATAG
- a CDS encoding helix-turn-helix domain-containing protein yields MVRDPFADEETPELQAVLDALDDEDCRAIVSVLEEPLTASEISDRSGVPLSTTYRKLELLTESSLLYEGVEVRSDGQHASRYAIDFEDVVISLDEELSLTVDISHRARTPDQRLENLWSEVRKET; encoded by the coding sequence ATGGTCCGGGACCCCTTCGCTGACGAGGAGACGCCGGAGTTACAGGCGGTCCTCGACGCGCTCGACGACGAGGACTGTCGCGCCATCGTCAGCGTCTTGGAGGAACCGTTGACGGCGAGCGAGATATCCGACCGGAGCGGCGTACCGCTGTCGACGACGTACCGGAAGCTCGAACTGCTGACGGAGTCCTCGCTGCTGTACGAGGGCGTCGAGGTCAGGTCGGACGGCCAACACGCCAGCCGGTACGCTATCGACTTCGAGGACGTCGTCATCAGCCTCGACGAGGAACTGTCGCTCACAGTCGATATCTCACACCGCGCGCGGACGCCGGACCAACGGCTCGAAAACCTCTGGTCCGAGGTACGAAAGGAGACATAA
- a CDS encoding multicopper oxidase domain-containing protein → MEDQIGAPGSGISRRDFVKASGLGGTAALAGCTAPGEVPTDESVDTGTTPAQTDSTLPTTSPPEIVNVDEQGGEVTLSSVPAKHEAHPGESMGGPVELPQVWAFKADDGEPSVPGPILRTTEGEDMEVTFDNTDGMRPHTVHFHAVQKQWEDDGVPTTTGIRIDPGQKHTYTIPANVPGTHLYHCHYQTHRHIDMGMYGIFRVDPKGYEPADKEYFMTLKEWDSRLNRQMAGMDASYDARNRRPDTFTINGKAAPRTLHPEDGSPIIVEQGDTVRIHMCNNGYMDHPMHIHNHRFQVTHKDGGEIPAAARHDQDITSIPPAGRHTIEFEADADPGIYLAHCHKVSHAMNGTAYPGGMVTGVVYKEAMDTDIFKQLMDYAGYDA, encoded by the coding sequence ATGGAAGACCAGATCGGCGCACCCGGTTCGGGCATCTCCCGCCGCGACTTCGTGAAAGCATCCGGCCTCGGCGGCACGGCCGCGCTCGCGGGCTGTACCGCGCCGGGTGAGGTGCCGACCGACGAGTCAGTCGACACCGGCACGACCCCGGCACAGACCGACAGTACCCTTCCGACCACGTCGCCGCCGGAAATCGTCAACGTCGACGAGCAGGGCGGCGAGGTGACGCTGTCCTCCGTCCCGGCCAAACACGAGGCCCACCCCGGCGAGTCGATGGGCGGCCCCGTCGAACTCCCGCAGGTGTGGGCGTTCAAGGCCGACGACGGCGAACCCAGCGTCCCCGGTCCGATTCTCCGGACGACCGAGGGCGAGGACATGGAGGTCACGTTCGACAACACGGACGGCATGCGCCCGCACACGGTCCACTTCCACGCCGTCCAGAAGCAGTGGGAGGACGACGGCGTCCCGACCACCACTGGCATCCGCATCGACCCGGGTCAGAAGCACACCTACACCATCCCCGCGAACGTGCCCGGTACCCACCTCTACCACTGCCACTACCAGACCCACCGCCACATCGACATGGGGATGTACGGCATCTTCCGCGTCGACCCGAAGGGGTACGAACCGGCCGACAAGGAGTACTTCATGACGCTGAAGGAGTGGGACTCCCGGCTCAACCGCCAGATGGCCGGCATGGACGCCAGCTACGACGCCCGGAACCGCCGCCCCGACACGTTCACCATCAACGGCAAGGCGGCCCCCCGGACGCTCCACCCCGAAGACGGCTCCCCCATCATCGTCGAGCAGGGCGACACCGTCCGCATCCACATGTGTAACAACGGGTACATGGACCACCCGATGCACATCCACAACCACCGGTTCCAGGTGACCCACAAGGACGGCGGGGAGATTCCGGCGGCCGCCCGCCACGACCAGGACATCACCAGCATCCCGCCCGCCGGACGGCACACCATCGAGTTCGAGGCCGACGCCGACCCCGGCATCTACCTCGCGCACTGCCACAAGGTCAGCCACGCGATGAACGGGACCGCCTACCCCGGCGGGATGGTCACCGGCGTCGTCTACAAGGAAGCGATGGACACCGACATCTTCAAACAGCTGATGGACTACGCCGGCTACGACGCGTAA